TGCCCACGCAACCGAAACGCATCACTTGCCGGTCCTGAACGGCGCGAAGAAGATCGACGGCATCTCCTCCGGGAAACCGACCGCGTTGGTCGGGCGCAGGTCCCGCATGTCGACGTTGAAGTCGTAGGTCTTCTGACGCTGCTGGTTGTCCTGATGGATCATCACTTGCTTGTCGACCGCCGACTTGATCGACGACATGTGCTCGAGCATCTTCGAGCCGACCTCCTGCACGTTGCCGATCAGGTTGCTCGCGTTGCTCGACGACGCCGTCGACAGATTCGGGATCGAATCCATGAACGGCTTGGCCATCGAGCCGCTCGCGTCCTGCCCGTACTGGTGCGCGTTGTTGCATGCGGCGAAGATTTCCTTCGGATCAATCATGTCTTGCTCCTTTCCAGTGTGCGCGCCCTGCGGCGCATGAATACCGATGCTCGACGCATCACGACGGACACCTGAACGACTGCAGGATGCCCGACCATATCGGCGACGGCAGCGTGAGCGCCTGCCATTCGATCCGGACCGTGCCGAGGCTCGTCTGATAGAGCCGCTCGCGCCGGTCCGCCGTGCCCGTGCCGCCCACCGCCTGTCCCGCGTCGAAGAAGCGGAACAGCGCCCACGGCCCGTCGAACTGCAGCGTCGTCATCCGGCCGTCGACGGACTTCAGCTGCAGCTTGATCGCGAGCTGCGTGTTCTGATTGGTCCAGTCGACCCGGTGCGGCGACGTCACGCCGTGCGCGAAGCGCACTGTCTGGCCGGCGACGCTCAACTGCGCTTCGGACAACTGCGAATCCATGTCGATGAAGCGCAGCACGGTCGACACGCGCAGGTGCCCCGAATCGTCGAGCATCGCGCCGCGGATGCGATCTGCCGTCTCGTACGAGTTCAGGACGGACTGACTGACCATCCCGTTCGGCCCGCCGTTCGAGCGCAGCGCCTGCCACGGCTTCGCGGACGTGTCGACATACGCGGCGAGGTGATCGCGGAAGTACGTCGCCATCAGCCCTTGCGCGCTGAACAATCGTTCGAAGTCCTCGACGCCCGCATCCGCCTGCGCGTTGCGGCGCATCGGATAGCGGCCCGTGAAGCCCTGATCGCAGACCATCTTCGTCGCGCCCGCCGCGCCGCGATTGAGCAGCGCGCCCGATTCGCGCGTCGTCATCGTGCTGCCGCTGCTCACGAGGTCGAGCATGATCCCGCGCACGGGCTCCGGCTGACGCGCGGCCGTCTCCTTGAGCCGCGAGAACGCGTCGTACTGCGCGGGCAGCACCTGGCCCGCCTGCAGCGCGCCGTTGACGAGCCCGAGCTGCCGGTACAGCGGCTCGAACAGGCGCGACAGCGGATTGTTCGCAATCGTGTTGTTGCGGTTCAACTGCGCGGCGAGCTGGCGGATCGCCTGGAAGTGCTCCTCGACCACGTGCTCCGGCAGCAGCACCGTGCGGTAATGCTGCCCGCTCAGCTCGCCGACGATCTGCCGCCGCCCCTTCTCGAAGCGGTACTTCTGGCGATCGATCCAGCTGTCGATGTTGCCCTCGTCGCTCGCGCCCGTGAGCGTCGTCTCGCGCGCGGCGAAGCGCAGCAGGTTCGCGAGCGGCGATTGCGCCTCCATCATCGCGGCCGCGAGCTGCGACGCGTCGTCGAGGCCCGTCACGCCGCGCACCGTCACGTCGTTCAGGAAGTTCTGCCATGCGGAGATGTAATCCTGAAGGAACTGGTTGCGCGCCGAATCGGCGAGCTTCTGCACGAGTCCGTCGATCTGGAAGCTGTTGCCCGACAGCGTCTCGTCGCGCAGCACCCAGCTCTCCTCCTCGAGCATCGCGCGCGCGCTCTTCTGCAGGCGCGGCAGGAACACATCCGTGTAGCCGGCGCGCGTGAACCAGCCGGAGACCGCGGTGTCCGTCGACGGCACGTTGCTGCGCATGCGCAGGCTCATCGACGCCTCGAAGCCCGCCGCGCGCGACAGCGAGATGTCGTTGACCTGCTGCGGCAGCCCCTGCGCATGGATGTGCTGCAGCACGCGCGTGACGAGCGGGATCTGCGCGGCCTTCGCACGCGCCGAGCGCACGAGGTTCGCGTCCTCCGGCGTCGCCGGCACGTTCTTCAGCGACATCAGCGTGCGCACATGCCCAAGCAGCGAGCGGCGGTCGTCGTCCGAATACTGGCCGCCCGATAGCGCGTCCCACCGGCCGTCGAGCCAGCGCACGACGTCGTCCGCCGAGCGTCGATCAGGACGGCAGAGCATCAGGTAGACCTTCAGCGTCTGATAGATGTCGCCCGGGGTGCCGTCGACCTGCGACACGAGCGTGCGCCGCACCTCGTTGTACAGCTCCGGCATCAGCATCTTCTGTAAGTGCCGGTAGTAGGTCTCGCGCGCGGTCTCGGCGACGAGCCCGTGCTCGAAGTACGGCGTGGCCATCCCCTGCGCGGCGTCCTCGGCCTGCAACTGCGCGTAGCGCATCTGGTTCGCGATCTCGATGAGCGCCGAGCCGCCGTCGTTGCCGTAGGACGCCTCGGCCTGCGCGAGCCGCTTCGCCTCGGTGAACTGCGCCCACACGCCGTCCAGATAATCGCGCTCGGTGACGTAGCCCCAGCCGAACCACAGCAGGAGGCTCAGCGCGACGAGGGGCACCGCGCCCCATCGCAGCGCCTCGCCCAGGCGGCCGCGCCACGACTTCGGGCCGCTCGGGCGCACCGCATCGCGCTCGAGCGACACCTGCCGGATGAGCGGCGTCCACAGCTCGCTGAGCGGCCGGGACGGCACGGGAAGCTCCGACGAGCCGACGCCCGCCGGATGCGCCTCCGCGAGCTCGGCCATCGAACCGAGCCACACGCCGCGCAGCCGCGCGGCCGTGTGCGGCTCGCCCGGCGCGAGCGCGACGTGCAGCCACGCGACGAGCGCCTTCTGCAGCCGGCTGAGCGTCTCGACGAAGCGCAGTTGCGCGTGGTTCATCGACACCTCGGTCGCGGCCGGCGCCGAATACAGCACTTGCTGCTGCACACGCTGCTGCAGCCCTTGCAGCGCGTGCTGCCAGTTCGCGTCCGCGCGCGCCGCGTCGGCTTCCGCGCCGTCGTCGGGCAGGCTGAAGCCGACGCCCTTCGCCCACTTCGACGCGTCGAGCAGCGACAGCGTCGACACCGCGCCGTCGAGCCGGTCGAGCCCGTTCAGCGCGACATACACCTGCACCTGCTGGCCGAACGCCTCGCGCATTTCCTCGAGCCGCGCGCGCACCGAATCGGCCAGGCGCTTGCGCGCGTCGAGCGGCGCATCGACCATGTCGAGGCCGTCGACGCACAGCACGACGCCGCTGATCGGGGCGCCCTTGCGCAGCCGCCTCATCCCGCGCAGCAGCTTGCGCCACGCGTCGAACTCGGCCTCGTCCGCGCCCGCACGCAGGCTCCAGCGGCCGCCGACGTCGAACCACACGGCCTCGCGCGTGATCCGGAAGTTGAAGTCGTCGCCGCGCCCGTAGGTCGCGTCCGAGCCGAGTACGCGATCCTGCAGCGAGCCGGACACGCTGACCGCCTTCGCGACGAGGCTCGTCTTGCCGCTGCCCTCGGAGCCGAGCACCAGATACCACGGCAGCATCGCGCGATGCTCGCGCGTGAGCGTGCCGACCCAGCGCTTCCAGCGGCCGCGCGGCTCCTTGCGCCAGCGTTCCTTCAACTGCTGGTCGAGGTTGCGCAGATGCTTGTCGACGAAATCGAGCTGCTTCGTCTTCGGCGCGACCTTCACCTGCCGCGGGCTCATCGCGAGCCGCGCCCAGAGCCGCGCGAGCGTCGGCCAGAAGCCCCAGATCAGCACGAGCGCGACGAGGATCTCGCGCACCCACACGGGGCCGAGCGGGTGATAGATGCCGAACGCGAAGAGCGGCCCCACCCACCAGATCAGGATCGCGATCAGAATCGCCGCGAATACTCTCAAGCTCGTGCGGATCATGGCTGACGGCCCTCCGTGGTCGGTCCCGTTGCTGGCGTCGGTGCTGGTGTCGGCACCGGTGTCGGTGCTTGCTTCGTGGTTGGCATCGTGGTCGGCGTCGCGGTCGTGATCTCCGTGGTCGCATACGGCAATTGCCCTTCAGGCGCGATCTCGACGCCTTCCGGCATCGCCGGACGCATCGGCACTTGGCCGGGCTTCTCCGGCTGCTGCAGATTCAGGCTGCGGCCCGGTTGCGACGCACCGTCTGGAATCACCTTCCACAGCACGTCGACGCGGCGGTTGCGCTCGTACGCGGCGGCCGTCTTCGCGGTGTCGATCGGTTGCGCGTCGCCGCGCCCCGAATACTCGATGTTGCGCTGCACCGCGTTCTCCGGCGCACGCGCGCCGCCCGGCAGCGCGGTCGCGCGCAGCTCGTCGGCCACCGTGCGCGCCCGCGCCTCCGACAGCGCCTGGTTGTCCGGGAACTCGCTCGTGCGGATCGGCCGCGAATCGGTGTGGCCGATCACCTCGAGGTCGCCCGGCCAGGGCGCGAACGCGAGGCCGAGCCGCTCGATGTTGTGCATGAAGTCCGGCCGGACCTTCGCCTTGCCGACGTCGAACGCGCCGTCGCTCTTGAACACGAGCAGCCATCCCTGCGGATGCTTGTACGCGGTGAGCCACCCTTCGGTGAGGATCTGCGGCAGCGGCGGCGGCAGCGTCTCGGCGATGTTGATCGTGCGCGTCGGCGGCATCCACGCGGCGAGCGCGTTGCGGATCGGCCGCCCCTGCGAATCGAGCCAGAGGCTGATCGCGCCGTACGCGAGCACGAGCACGCCGAGCGCGACGGCCGCCGCGCGGCCGGCCGTCCACCACGAACGGCGCCGTTTCGCGGGCGTCGCGAGATCGGTGCCGAGCGGCTCGGGCGGCACGTGATGCCAGATCAGCGCGTGCAGTTGCGAGCGCAGATCCTGCAGCAGCACGTCGCCGCGGTCGAGCACGCGGTAGCGCCCCTGCCAGCCGAGCGACAGGATCAGTTCGTAGAACGACAGAAGCGGAATCGGCGGCTGGTCCGCCTTCATCCAGCGCGACAGGTCGGCGAACGCATCCTCGCCGCCCCATGCGTCGTCGTGAAACTCGACGAGCAGACTGCGCTCGCCGTCATAGACGACCTGCGAATGCTCGCGCGCCGAATCGTTGACGGTCTCGTCGAGATACGTGCACAACAGGTACGACGCATCGCGGATCTGCTCCCATTCGCAGCCGGAGCCGGCGAGCCGCTCGCGGTAGAGCCGCACTTCGAGCCCGAGCTGCGTGCGAATCGCGGCCTGATTGAGCGGCCCGGCCGCGAGATGCCGCTGCAACTGCAGCACGGCGGGCAGCGCGTGCGACACGAACGGATTGTTCCAGCTCGCCTGCTGCAGGCCCGCCTTCATGATCGCGGCCTGCTCGCCCTGCGCGCTGTAGACGACGGGTGCCGCGTCCCGCGCGTCGGCAGGCGCATGCGCGCCGCCCGGCACCGGAAATTGCAGCACCGCCGGATTGCGGGGCGCACCGTCGGCATGCGGCACGTCGGCGGCCGGATATGCGCCCGGCACGCCCATGCCCGACGCAGCGCCACCCGACGCAGCCACGTTCGTCGTGCCGGTGGTCGATACGGCGGAGCTCGTCATCGCCGCGCTGGTCAGCGACGACAGCGTCGGAACGCGCGTCACGAGATCCGGATTCGCCGCCGCGCGATCGAGCATGTTGGATGCCATCGATACGCGGCGCAGCGTGGAGGAGAGGTTTCGTAGCAGGCTCATAGCAGATTGCGTCTCATGTCGTGGGTCACGCCACCTTGCCGTCTCTCAGCCCCCAGGCTTCGAAGCGAAGATCCGGGAAATCGCCGACGATGCGCAGCGCCATCGCCGAGCCGGCGAGGGTCTGCTTCCAGAACGGATCGGTCGATTCCACTTCGAAGTACGTACTTTGGGCGTAGTAGGGAATCTGGCGTGGGGGATTGGGCAGCGCGTTCAGGCGCGCGCCCGGCAGTTGCAGGTCCACGAGCTTCTGGATCTGCTCGACGGCGCCCAGCTTCGTCTGCTGCGGCAGCAGTTGCCGCAGCTTCTCCGCCGGCATCGCGGCCGAAAACGCGAAAATCAGTTTCTTCAGGTTCCACTGCTTGTCGACGATGCAGATGTGCACCTGATCGCCGCGATCCTCGAAGCGCAGCGGCAGCACCGGCGTCTCGATCACGCGCGCGAGCGCCTGGCGCAGCATCATCGCGAGCGGCTCGAAGCTCGTCTGCAGATCGTCGTGGTCGTAGCCGAGCTCGCGGTCGGCCAGTTCCTCGTCCACGCCCGGCAGCACGCTCAGGCGCCCGAGCAGGCCGACGAGCTCGTGATACAGCATCGCGGGCGGCAGCGGGTCGAACGCGTCGAGGTTCGCGAGGCGCATCCGGTACTCGGCGATCGCCTGGCGCAGCAGCAGCTCGATCAGATCGGCCACGCCGCCGCCCGTCGACAGCACGCGTTGCGCGGACGTGCTCGCGAGCCGCACGCGCAGCGTGCTCTGCAGCTCGTCGATCAGCGAGCGCAGCACGAGGTGCGCGCGCGTGTCGAGCAGCGGCGGAATGAAGCGCGGATCGAGCGACACGGTGCGGCTCGCGTTGCGGCCCGCGACGCGCGCGATCGGCAGCGCGACTTCGTCGGAGCGCAACTGCGACTTCCAGCAAAGGCGCGTGATGAGCTGGCCCGTCTCGATCGTCAGACGCCGCGGCGTGCCGGGCGCGTCGAGGCCGACCGCGAGATCGGGCACTTCGGTCGACACCGCGCGATAGCGCGACGCGGACGCGACGTCGCCGAACGCCATCTCGGGCCCGCCCGTGCGCGCGGCCTGCAGCGCGAGGCACGCGACGTCGCCCGCCTGCGCGAGCTCGGTCTCGAGCGGCGGCGGCAGCGGATCGTCGGACGGCAGCGAGAACGCGGTGCCGTCCTGGAACACGCCGCGCGCGTGGCGCAGCCCGAGCCTGCCGAGCCCGAGG
The nucleotide sequence above comes from Burkholderia thailandensis E264. Encoded proteins:
- a CDS encoding DUF6277 family protein, with the protein product MIDPKEIFAACNNAHQYGQDASGSMAKPFMDSIPNLSTASSSNASNLIGNVQEVGSKMLEHMSSIKSAVDKQVMIHQDNQQRQKTYDFNVDMRDLRPTNAVGFPEEMPSIFFAPFRTGK
- the tssM gene encoding type VI secretion system membrane subunit TssM encodes the protein MIRTSLRVFAAILIAILIWWVGPLFAFGIYHPLGPVWVREILVALVLIWGFWPTLARLWARLAMSPRQVKVAPKTKQLDFVDKHLRNLDQQLKERWRKEPRGRWKRWVGTLTREHRAMLPWYLVLGSEGSGKTSLVAKAVSVSGSLQDRVLGSDATYGRGDDFNFRITREAVWFDVGGRWSLRAGADEAEFDAWRKLLRGMRRLRKGAPISGVVLCVDGLDMVDAPLDARKRLADSVRARLEEMREAFGQQVQVYVALNGLDRLDGAVSTLSLLDASKWAKGVGFSLPDDGAEADAARADANWQHALQGLQQRVQQQVLYSAPAATEVSMNHAQLRFVETLSRLQKALVAWLHVALAPGEPHTAARLRGVWLGSMAELAEAHPAGVGSSELPVPSRPLSELWTPLIRQVSLERDAVRPSGPKSWRGRLGEALRWGAVPLVALSLLLWFGWGYVTERDYLDGVWAQFTEAKRLAQAEASYGNDGGSALIEIANQMRYAQLQAEDAAQGMATPYFEHGLVAETARETYYRHLQKMLMPELYNEVRRTLVSQVDGTPGDIYQTLKVYLMLCRPDRRSADDVVRWLDGRWDALSGGQYSDDDRRSLLGHVRTLMSLKNVPATPEDANLVRSARAKAAQIPLVTRVLQHIHAQGLPQQVNDISLSRAAGFEASMSLRMRSNVPSTDTAVSGWFTRAGYTDVFLPRLQKSARAMLEEESWVLRDETLSGNSFQIDGLVQKLADSARNQFLQDYISAWQNFLNDVTVRGVTGLDDASQLAAAMMEAQSPLANLLRFAARETTLTGASDEGNIDSWIDRQKYRFEKGRRQIVGELSGQHYRTVLLPEHVVEEHFQAIRQLAAQLNRNNTIANNPLSRLFEPLYRQLGLVNGALQAGQVLPAQYDAFSRLKETAARQPEPVRGIMLDLVSSGSTMTTRESGALLNRGAAGATKMVCDQGFTGRYPMRRNAQADAGVEDFERLFSAQGLMATYFRDHLAAYVDTSAKPWQALRSNGGPNGMVSQSVLNSYETADRIRGAMLDDSGHLRVSTVLRFIDMDSQLSEAQLSVAGQTVRFAHGVTSPHRVDWTNQNTQLAIKLQLKSVDGRMTTLQFDGPWALFRFFDAGQAVGGTGTADRRERLYQTSLGTVRIEWQALTLPSPIWSGILQSFRCPS
- the icmH gene encoding type IVB secretion system protein IcmH/DotU; translation: MLDRAAANPDLVTRVPTLSSLTSAAMTSSAVSTTGTTNVAASGGAASGMGVPGAYPAADVPHADGAPRNPAVLQFPVPGGAHAPADARDAAPVVYSAQGEQAAIMKAGLQQASWNNPFVSHALPAVLQLQRHLAAGPLNQAAIRTQLGLEVRLYRERLAGSGCEWEQIRDASYLLCTYLDETVNDSAREHSQVVYDGERSLLVEFHDDAWGGEDAFADLSRWMKADQPPIPLLSFYELILSLGWQGRYRVLDRGDVLLQDLRSQLHALIWHHVPPEPLGTDLATPAKRRRSWWTAGRAAAVALGVLVLAYGAISLWLDSQGRPIRNALAAWMPPTRTINIAETLPPPLPQILTEGWLTAYKHPQGWLLVFKSDGAFDVGKAKVRPDFMHNIERLGLAFAPWPGDLEVIGHTDSRPIRTSEFPDNQALSEARARTVADELRATALPGGARAPENAVQRNIEYSGRGDAQPIDTAKTAAAYERNRRVDVLWKVIPDGASQPGRSLNLQQPEKPGQVPMRPAMPEGVEIAPEGQLPYATTEITTATPTTMPTTKQAPTPVPTPAPTPATGPTTEGRQP
- the tssK gene encoding type VI secretion system baseplate subunit TssK produces the protein MSSLPVGPVAWSDGMLIETQHFQQLERHLAHQAALRLGQTSNHGWGFTLLDLDQDGLGLGRLGLRHARGVFQDGTAFSLPSDDPLPPPLETELAQAGDVACLALQAARTGGPEMAFGDVASASRYRAVSTEVPDLAVGLDAPGTPRRLTIETGQLITRLCWKSQLRSDEVALPIARVAGRNASRTVSLDPRFIPPLLDTRAHLVLRSLIDELQSTLRVRLASTSAQRVLSTGGGVADLIELLLRQAIAEYRMRLANLDAFDPLPPAMLYHELVGLLGRLSVLPGVDEELADRELGYDHDDLQTSFEPLAMMLRQALARVIETPVLPLRFEDRGDQVHICIVDKQWNLKKLIFAFSAAMPAEKLRQLLPQQTKLGAVEQIQKLVDLQLPGARLNALPNPPRQIPYYAQSTYFEVESTDPFWKQTLAGSAMALRIVGDFPDLRFEAWGLRDGKVA